The Terriglobales bacterium genome contains a region encoding:
- a CDS encoding ABC transporter permease, producing MATGDFLSDIELISPSEFVKKKIQSVQEYSLLAFHSLLNLFRGPRYLADMTQQADLIGFGSLPIVLAAVFFTGAAVALNSATTLSRFGATSVIGQLVSISIVRELGPVLAGLVVAGRNSSGMASELGSMIVTEQIDAMRALGTDPMKKLVTPRVIATIVMMFFLTILGDLLGLTGGSVVASLLLHMDAHAYWSSAWQTLQFSDVFMGLAKPLVFGFIIATIGCYYGLSTKGGTQGVGRATTEAVVAAMILIIVVDVFVTRFLMVVLGS from the coding sequence ATGGCGACAGGCGACTTCCTGAGCGACATCGAACTCATCTCCCCTTCGGAGTTTGTCAAGAAAAAGATTCAGTCTGTACAAGAGTATTCCCTGCTCGCTTTCCACTCGCTGCTTAACCTGTTCCGCGGACCGCGCTACCTTGCGGACATGACTCAGCAGGCCGACTTGATCGGCTTTGGCTCTTTGCCCATCGTGCTGGCGGCCGTGTTCTTCACCGGAGCCGCCGTCGCGCTCAACAGCGCCACCACGCTCAGCCGCTTCGGCGCAACTAGCGTGATCGGCCAGCTCGTCTCCATCAGCATCGTGCGGGAACTCGGCCCCGTGCTCGCCGGACTGGTCGTGGCCGGGCGGAACTCATCCGGCATGGCGAGCGAACTGGGCTCGATGATCGTTACTGAGCAAATCGACGCCATGCGCGCTCTGGGCACCGATCCCATGAAGAAGCTGGTGACGCCGCGGGTGATTGCCACCATCGTCATGATGTTTTTTCTGACGATTCTCGGCGACCTGCTGGGGTTGACCGGAGGCAGCGTGGTGGCCAGCCTGCTCCTGCACATGGATGCGCACGCCTACTGGAGCAGCGCCTGGCAGACCCTGCAATTTTCCGACGTCTTCATGGGCCTGGCCAAACCCCTGGTTTTCGGTTTTATCATCGCCACCATCGGTTGTTATTACGGATTGTCCACCAAGGGTGGGACTCAAGGCGTCGGTCGCGCCACCACCGAGGCGGTGGTGGCCGCAATGATCCTGATCATCGTCGTCGATGTTTTCGTGACCAGGTTCCTCATGGTGGTGTTGGGAAGCTGA
- a CDS encoding sigma-54 dependent transcriptional regulator: MSEAAVLTQRGGAEGAPVPGTILIVDDEAAIRESLETLLQMEGFEVESAGSGEEGLARLANRPFDLMLLDFALPDRNGLEVLQELRQRDSQLAVIMITAYGTVENAVRAMQSGAVNFIQKPWDNEKLLADVRAAVARHRAEEENVQLKRALKQRYNFENIVGKSDAMLKILDLIAQVAPSRSTVLLQGESGTGKELIAKAIHLNSPRRDHAFVPVNAGSMPPDLLESTLFGHVKGAFTSAIASKKGLFEVADRGTLFLDEIGTMGLDTQSKILRVLQDRRFMHLGGVHEIQVDVRIIAATNVDLKQLVRDGKFREDLFYRLHVITIDLPALRQRKEDIPLLAEHFLNKYCEENGRPPLRITPEALRPLLGYSWPGNVRELENVIERAVVLSGGSEVGADLLPDPIAGRGSTFPLLEHRPDASLFDILEGCERRIIIDMLEKCGWNQTEAAERFRVPLSTLNQKIKRLNIEIRKKNRE; this comes from the coding sequence ATGTCTGAAGCAGCCGTACTCACGCAACGAGGGGGCGCGGAAGGAGCGCCCGTCCCCGGAACCATCCTGATCGTGGACGACGAAGCCGCCATCCGCGAATCCCTGGAAACCCTGCTGCAGATGGAGGGCTTCGAGGTGGAGTCGGCGGGCAGCGGCGAGGAGGGACTGGCGCGGCTGGCCAACCGCCCCTTCGATCTGATGCTGCTGGACTTCGCCCTGCCCGACCGCAACGGCCTGGAGGTGCTGCAGGAGTTGCGGCAGCGCGACTCCCAGCTCGCGGTCATCATGATCACCGCCTACGGCACGGTGGAGAACGCGGTGCGGGCCATGCAGAGCGGGGCCGTCAACTTCATCCAGAAGCCCTGGGACAACGAGAAGCTGCTGGCCGACGTGCGCGCGGCGGTGGCTCGGCACCGGGCGGAAGAAGAGAACGTCCAGCTCAAGCGCGCCCTGAAACAGCGCTACAACTTCGAAAACATCGTGGGCAAGAGCGACGCCATGCTGAAGATCCTCGACCTGATTGCGCAGGTCGCCCCCAGTCGCTCCACCGTCCTGCTTCAAGGCGAGAGTGGTACGGGCAAGGAACTCATTGCCAAAGCCATCCACCTCAACTCGCCACGCCGCGACCATGCCTTCGTCCCGGTCAACGCCGGTTCCATGCCTCCGGACCTACTGGAGTCCACCCTTTTCGGGCACGTCAAGGGTGCATTCACCAGCGCCATTGCCTCCAAGAAGGGGCTGTTCGAGGTGGCCGACCGTGGGACCCTGTTCCTGGATGAAATCGGTACCATGGGTTTGGACACCCAGAGCAAGATCCTCCGCGTGCTGCAGGATCGCCGTTTCATGCACCTAGGCGGCGTGCACGAAATCCAGGTCGACGTGCGCATCATTGCCGCCACCAACGTAGACCTGAAGCAACTGGTCCGGGACGGTAAGTTTCGCGAAGACCTGTTCTACCGCCTCCACGTGATCACCATTGACTTGCCGGCGCTGCGCCAGCGCAAGGAAGACATCCCGCTGTTGGCCGAGCACTTCCTCAACAAGTACTGCGAGGAAAATGGGAGGCCGCCGCTGCGCATCACGCCCGAAGCCCTCCGGCCCTTGTTGGGCTACTCCTGGCCGGGCAACGTACGGGAACTGGAGAACGTCATCGAACGTGCGGTCGTGCTCTCCGGGGGATCTGAAGTCGGAGCTGACCTGTTGCCCGATCCCATCGCCGGTCGGGGATCCACATTCCCCTTGCTCGAGCACCGTCCCGACGCCTCCCTCTTCGATATCCTCGAAGGCTGCGAGCGCCGCATCATCATCGACATGCTGGAAAAGTGCGGCTGGAACCAGACCGAGGCTGCGGAACGCTTCCGCGTTCCGTTGTCTACCCTCAACCAGAAGATCAAGCGCCTGAATATCGAGATCCGGAAGAAAAATCGGGAGTAG